A genomic region of Gossypium hirsutum isolate 1008001.06 chromosome D01, Gossypium_hirsutum_v2.1, whole genome shotgun sequence contains the following coding sequences:
- the LOC121213605 gene encoding uncharacterized protein has product MVGEKLLAWVSWLPLAEWWYNTTYHSAIQTTPYEALYGQITPLHLPYIAGETPVDSVDRTLQQREAMRKVGDLVYLKLQPYRQHSLHKFRNQKLSPQYFRPFPMEARVRNVAYRLSLLSSARIYPNFHVSQLKKHIGSAVSALTFPQIGSNGALPKSPV; this is encoded by the exons ATGGTAGGTGAGAAACTGTTAGCATGGGTCTCTTGGCTACCTTTGGCTGAATGGTGGTATAACACCACCTATCATTCGGCCATTCAAACaacaccgtatgaagctttgtatggacaaATAACTCCATTGCATTTGCCCTACATAGCAGGTGAAACTCCGGTTGATTCTGTGGATCGCACACTGCAACAACGAGAGGCTATGCGTAAG gttggtgattTAGTTTACTTGAAACTACAACCATATCGCCAACACTCCTTGCATAAGTTCAGAAACCAAAAGCTATCACCTCAATATTTTAGACCATTTCCTATGGAAGCACGCGTAAGAAATGTGGCTTACAGATTATCTCTGCTTTCATCAGCTCGAATTTACCCCAATTTTCATGTCTCCCAGTTGAAGAAACACATTGGTTCAGCAGTGAGTGCACTTACCTTTCCTCAAATTGGATCTAATGGAGCCTTGCCGAAGTCACCAGTTTGA
- the LOC107921901 gene encoding basic form of pathogenesis-related protein 1, with protein sequence MGTQFSVAICLMAFTLAYVSLAQNPSNEDYLNVHNAARAKVGVGPMTWDATVAAYAQQYASKRIADCDLIHSTGPYGENLAEASYALSGAEAVTLWVDERPHYNYDANQCVGGECLHYTQVVWRNSTRLGCARVKCNSGWWFVTCNYDPPGNIVGERPY encoded by the coding sequence ATGGGAACCCAATTTTCAGTAGCTATTTGCCTAATGGCTTTCACTCTTGCTTATGTTTCCCTTGCCCAAAACCCCTCTAATGAAGATTACCTTAACGTCCATAATGCAGCTCGTGCAAAGGTTGGGGTTGGACCAATGACTTGGGATGCCACTGTCGCTGCCTATGCACAGCAATATGCTAGTAAAAGGATTGCAGACTGTGATTTGATTCATTCAACTGGACCCTATGGTGAGAACCTTGCGGAAGCCTCCTACGCCTTAAGTGGTGCGGAAGCAGTGACATTGTGGGTGGACGAGAGGCCCCACTACAACTACGACGCCAATCAATGTGTTGGTGGAGAGTGTTTGCATTATACGCAGGTGGTTTGGCGAAATTCAACCCGCCTCGGGTGTGCTAGAGTTAAGTGCAACAGTGGCTGGTGGTTCGTCACCTGCAACTATGATCCTCCAGGGAACATTGTTGGTGAACGTCCCTATTAA